One Lutra lutra chromosome 7, mLutLut1.2, whole genome shotgun sequence DNA window includes the following coding sequences:
- the EIF2B2 gene encoding translation initiation factor eIF-2B subunit beta, which produces MPGAAVRGSELYESIESFVEALKRDRGRRSSEDMARETLGLLRRIITDHRWSNAGELMELIRREGQRMTAAQPSETTVGNMVRRVLRIIREEYGRLHGRSDESDQQESLHKLLTSEGLSEDFSSPYAQLQSNIIEAINELLVELEGTTENIAAQALEHIHSNEVIMTIGFSRTVEAFLKEAARKRKFHVIVAECAPFCQGHEMAVNLSKAGIETTVMTDAAIFAVMSRVNKVIIGTKTILANGALRAVTGTHTLALAAKHHSTPLIVCAPMFKLSPQFPNEEDSFHKFVAPEEVLPFTEGDILEKVSVHCPVFDYVPPELITLFISNIGGNAPSYIYRLMSELYHPDDHVL; this is translated from the exons ATGCCGGGAGCCGCGGTTAGGGGCTCTGAGTTGTACGAGAGCATCGAGAGCTTCGTGGAGGCCCTGAAGCGGGACCGCGGGCGGCGCAGCTCCGAGGACATGGCTCGGGAGACCCTGGGGCTGCTGCGCCGGATCATCACGGACCACCGCTGGAGCAACGCAG GGGAGCTGATGGAACTGATCCGCAGAGAAGGCCAGAGGATGACGGCTGCGCAGCCCTCAGAGACCACGGTGGGCAACATGGTGCGGAGAGTGCTCAGGATCATCCGGGAGGAGTATGGCAG ACTCCATGGACGCAGCGATGAGAGCGATCAGCAAGAGTCCTTGCACAAACTCTTGACATCCGAAGGCCTGAGCGAGGATTTCAGCTCCCCTTATGCCCAACTCCAGTCCAACATCATTGAGGCAATTAATGAGCTTCTTGTGGAACTCG AAGGGACTACAGAGAATATTGCCGCCCAGGCTCTGGAGCACATCCACTCCAATGAGGTGATCATGACCATTGGCTTCTCCCGGACAGTAGAAGCCTTCCTCAAAGAGGCTGCCCGGAAGAGGAAATTCCATGTCATTGTGGCAGAATGTGCTCCTTTCTGTCAG GGTCATGAAATGGCAGTCAATTTGTCCAAAGCAGGTATTGAGACAACTGTCATGACTGATGCTGCCATTTTTGCTGTTATGTCAAGAGTCAACAAG GTGATCATTGGCACAAAGACAATCCTGGCCAACGGTGCCCTGAGAGCTGTGACAGGAACTCACACTCTAGCACTGGCAGCAAAACACCATTCCACCCCGCTCATCGTTTGTGCTCCCATGTTCAAGCTTTCCCCACAG tTCCCTAATGAAGAAGATTCCTTTCATAAGTTTGTGGCTCCTGAAGAAGTCCTGCCTTTCACAGAAG GGGACATTCTGGAGAAGGTCAGCGTTCACTGCCCTGTGTTTGACTACGTTCCCCCAGAGCTCATTACCCTCTTTATCTCCaacattggtgggaatgcacctTCCTACATCTACCGCCTGATGAGTGAACTCTACCATCCTGATGATCATGTCCTATGA